ttactgaatacaatttttaacaggtaatcagtaattgtatcggaatacatttttaaagtaatcctcccaACCCTGGTCGTGACCTATGCTTAGGCCTACATTGTGAAATATGTAACATATTACaaactattattattaaatatggAACCCAAACATACCTGTCAAACTGGAGAAAGGGTTTACCACACATTTATAGACACAATAACTATACATTTATACTTTATTACAATAACATTCAATGGTTGTATCTTCATCAAACTTAATATTTACCAATAATATTTAACCATAAAGTGATATTGCACTTGAACAGTAGTCAGAAGAACTATTCATTCTGTAATTTCAGTTTACAGGAAGATGATTCACAGTCATTCTCAGAAGTCTTTCACAGAGTGCAGGTACTAAAAACACAGAAGACTGACAGTTACTCAAACAGTCCAGCAGGTGTCGCCTCTGCAAGTTCTGTTCAGTCCAGTCTCCCTTAAGGCCCGTTTCACACTGGCTGTTTTGCAGAGCTGCGTTACCTGTTTTTCCATTGATTTTCGAGCTGCTCCTTGCTTCATActctaacctgttaacatgggcgCCGAAATGAAAACCAACAGGTAACGCAGCCGTAACGCACATGCAACGCAGCCAGTGGGCATAAGACCTAAGGCCAAGCCTATAGTCGTTCCCAAGGTTactacacatttacacaagaaATGATCCGTAATCTTCAGGGCTACTACTGTCCCTTCTCCCCTACGCTTCTTCTTCAGGGCTCGGCTGCCCAGGGGAGGCGAGGCTGTCAGTGAGCTGAAGACCAGGTCCTGTTGGTCTCTGGCTTGgttcactgtaaaaaaaaaagtcagtgtTTATCTTGTGTAGCATAATCTGTATCATAGGGAAAGTGATGTGAAACAGGGGAGAGGTAAACAACACACATCTTACCTGTCTGTGTCCTTTTCTGATGTGTTCATCTGGAAGAGAATAATAGTATTAAGTAATAGTACATTCTAGACATAATGTAATAGATCATAGATTTCAGTAAATCTTGCAAGATTCTGCATTGATGCAAGTATTTCTTCAATGTAATTTCTTGAAGTTCTATCGGCCCCAAATTTCGGATGAATTTAAAGCTGCAGTACCTAAGGCCTTCTTCTCAAGTGATGTACCACGATAAAGCACCTCACCACCAACCAAATACACCACCACCTTGCCTATCCCTGCCCCATTCAGCCAATCACCCGCTTCCATGAATTTGACTGATATCCTGGAGACTCAACCCCTGTATTTGATTTTATGATTGGTTAAAGGCCGAAGCTCGATGAGAAACTTCAGAGGGCAATACCTCTGTAATTTTCCTCAGGATGTTCAATTGAGCCTGGCTTTCAGAAGAATTTGGGAATACCTGTCCACATTAAAACATACTTTTGAGGCACATttcacagcaacaacaacaacaacaacaacaacaaccacaccagcaACACAGCTTTCACCAGAAGCTAATGCATTACCTTAGTCTTTGGAGtgcctcctcctgtcctctttgGGGATCCCAGGGTGTCGAACGAGTGGCTGCGCACCCTCATTGCTCTCTGCAGGGAGAGGCAGATTAACACAGAGAGCCTGAGGGGTGACATCCTGCTCTTAAATGGCCTCCCTCAATGCCACAGCTGCATTAGTTCACCAATTTAACACCAAAAGGTCACAGGGAACGTTTCATATTAATAACATTAAAATATTCACTAAAAGAATGatttactgtaaaaaaaaaacagctcatgAAAAAGAAATGCAATGGAAATGAATGTTGATGTATTCACCTTGAAGTTTTCGATAAACCCGCCACCTCCCTCTGGTGCACCCTTGCCCCCCTCACCCAGGGGGAGAGGGCAGGGTGGTGgctctcccagcatgcactgggAGCGGGTGGTCAGTTCCGAATGCAGCCCCTCTAGGAGTGAGGAACGGGTTCGCACCTCAGAGGGAAAAAGGAAGAGTATGAGTACATGTTTTAGGAGTTTTATTATGCTAGAAACGGTTTAATGTAGTCTATGAACAACTGTCTTTTACACCAAAGGTGATCACATGCAAGCCATGCATATCGGTGAATCAAATGGTTACAGTACAATTACAGTACAGACTTATGATTTATGCATATGGAAATACAATTTATCACACTGAATTCAGATACATTCTGCATAATCTCATAACTCTGCTTTAAATAGGATGGCCCACACATCACAAGAACATATGCATactatgcatgtgtgcataggATTCACAGAATCTCATACTGTGCAAATgattacattatacattatgCATGTGTTCATCAGACCACACAGTGAATTACTTCTATCCGTGGATCAGAAGTGCACAGGGTTGTAATGGCAGAGTAGCACTTTAGGCTGTGGATGTGGTGTGCGGATTACAGTTCTCCTCCTGGTAATCACCTCTAGTCTGCTGAACCTGTCAGACTTATAGCAGGAGATCTCTGCATTGATGAGTTTAGTCAAGAGGAACTCCCTTAAAACCGAgccctgagaaagagagagggacgaagtgtgtgtgtgtgtgtgtgtgtgtgcgtgcgtgcgtgcgtgcatgcgtgcgtgcgtgcgtgcgtgcgtgcgtgcgtgcgtgtgtgtgtacatgcatgtgtgtgtgtgtgtgtgtgtgtgtgtgtgtgtgtacatacatgtgtgtgtgtgtgtgtgtatacatgcatgtgtgtgtgtgtgtgtgtgtgtgtgtgtgtgtgtgtgtgtgtgtgtgtgtgtgtgtgtgtgtgtgtgtgtgtgtgtgaaagagatagagagagacagaaagagagagaaaaatgggtACAACCtgaatgagtttgtgtatgtgtatacatatttGTACTTGTGTGTTGGTAGTTAAGGAACATATCTAAGTGCCTCTCTGTTACCTCTGTGAAAATgggaggagatggaagaggcGGGCCAAAGGGAGGGACGTCCTCTCGGGCGGTGACTGCGACCTGttggccaaacaaacaaaggcaatTTAAACAAATGAGCTAGATTCCGTTACAGAAGCAAACATGGAATAACTGGCATAAACAAATGAGCTAGATTCCGTTACAGAAGCAAACATGGAATAACTGGCATAAAcaaactcaattcaattcaatccacATAcactacattcattcattcatacattcattcatgcattcattcatatttcTCCTATATTTCTCAACTAAATGTAAGTGTCCTTAGAGGAGACCATTGACTCTTTTTTTGTCTCACCTGAAAAGCTCCCccgtctccctcctccccctctggtCCTCGCTTTACCCTCCTCACTGCGATGAAACAGTGCAGGAAGTGGGAGCTGATGACATCGGGGATGAAAGGTGTGTTCCCCTCTTGGTAAACCAGGGCGACAATATCATTCCCAATATGCCTCTTTCTCTGCAGctgaagaacagaaagaaagaaagaaagagagaaagagagaaagagagaaagagagaaagaaagaaaaccaaTAGGGCAAAATCATACTGTGCTGCTaacacagaggtcagacacaTCTCACAATATGTGTGGCTGCTGtgatgaggtggaggagagtATCGATGTGTTTAATGCTACCTGCTGGGCATCTCCATTTGTGAATGGCAATTTGGTGGCCACGTGAAACATGATCTCCCTTCCATGAAAGGACGTAAACAcggcctcacttcctgtctgcccaTGAGATATATCCAAGCCTCCTCTGAATCTGAAcaagggagggatgaagagagagagagagagagaaagagagatagattggGACATGGgggggaaaggaggaagaggtatGGTTGAAACTAGGCTAAAGGGTCAGTGACTGGTTTTGGTGTTTCAGAATTTGTGAGCCTTCGTCAACGCATTTGATTCAGACTTGACTCATCTTCCAGCTCATGCTGCACCACTGCTCACCCTGTGAAACCTCGCAGCTTCACTGTCTGTCCGAGAACCGAGAGGAAGTCCACAAACTCCTCATTCTCCTCAGAGTTACTCAAAATATCCTCCTCCGTCAGCTAAAACAGAAGAGGAacatgagtagagagagagagagagagagagagagggagggacatgagtgaagagagagggagagagagaaagagagagagagagagagagagagagagagagagagagagagaaggaagtttTGAAAACAGAAGGGTTGTGAAAACAGAAGTGAGGCATGATGTAGATGTAGAGCGCttgatgagatgagagaggatgggTTTACGCACCTGTCCCTCTTTCTGATACAAGACGCCAAACTTGAAGTTGCGAGACACCCTGTGCTCATCGAACGCAGCGATGAGTTCTGGAGcctgtgggtggatgggtgacAAACACAGGTAAATTAACACGTGTGATTTATGTCATCTGACATTGGCACAGTCAAAATGTTTAGGTCTGTGTTTCACAATAGCATCAATGCGCCCTGACCAATAATCCACAGAATAGTAATCTCTCAATTGACAACGGCCATAGCCCAATGAACACAGAAATTAAAATTAAAGCTTGTACCTTCAGGTAGTTGACTGTTTCAAATCTGGACACAGTCACATTTTCACAAAGCATCTGGACATTAAGAATCAGAGGACATAATATGAGGTGAAATAGTAACAGTAATAGTAATATAACAGTAATAGCAATAGTAACAGTAATAGTATAGTAACTGTAATTCTGTAATATTGACATTAATGCAAATAGTAAACTATGTTGATTGAACAACAGTAGCAATTAACACTTAATCTACACCTTTCCATGTAGACCCCCAAGCCCCAAGCCTGCTTTCAGAGGAGCATACAAACAGGCATAGGCTCCAAGAAACCCACAAGAtaagtttattttatttttatttctgtcaAATGTTTGATATGGTTGTTTTGAAATTGCTTTTAAACTAACAAATCTGTCACTTGGACCACCTCCATATTTCATGTATTATCATATTGGTTCACATAACACTTTCCATTAGTGCAATCCCATAGTTGGTAAATTAATTACCCTGGCCAGCTCCACAGCTGTAGGGAGCTGCTGGAACAGTGATACTGAGAAGGTTCCGTGCAGAGAACATTCTTTTAGTCTGGGCATAAGGAAGACAGGACAGCTCTGTAAAAGAAACTAACAGGCTTTCTGTAAACGAGTTCTAACATTACAATCAAATGGTTTGCTGTTGTTAAGTCCAGACTTCTATACAGTATTCACTCATGTGAGACTGAAAGTGTAACCCTGAAGACGGAACCTCAAGATGACTCTtagtctcttctcttcctcctctagaCACACTGACAGGACGAGGGGTCCCAAAGAACTGTCTGACGCCGTGAACGAATGATGGTACTGAGAGGAGATATGAAATAGAGACAGGAACATTTATCAGAAATAGAAAACATTTAGGTCCATGATGACTATGTGAAACCATGGCAAACTTTAACAGAATTTGAAAAACAGGTTAGAAAAGCTATAAACTGACTCTGTGCCTGAAAAACTGTTGGTAGATCTTCGCCTCATTGTCCCTCTCCATGATGTCATAGCTCTCTAAGccaaatgcatgctgggaacaTGTGGGACTTGTCTCGACACACTTCTGCAAGGGGGGGTCAATCCAGTAACCACCAGACTTGGGGGGCAACACGAGCGGTAGAGCCCCTCCTATTTTCAGTAGCTGAAACAGGCAATAGGAGTAACGGCtttaagcgtctttgagaactttgtataaatgtattattattattattattatttttatttatttattaagttaGTGCATTCAGGGTCATCGTTCATCATTTCATGTACTTGTTTTATGGAAGATAGCTTTCtgtctacaaacacaaacccttAGTACTGTGATCCAATAATAAACATTCACTTCAATCTGAGGCACTGTATTTGCATACAGGTCATACCCTTTCCTGATACTGTGTACCAGTTGACATGGTACAACTAGGTTGACCATTAAAGTCATGGAGGTAGAACGTCTGTCTGACTGATTGTATACGTCTGTAAGGCTCTGTAGAtatgcaggtttgtgtgtgtttattattataCATGTTTTGCCTTCAAAGCCATTGCATAGCCAAAAGATAGAACCGTCATCCAGGAAAGACTGACCAATGCAACTTCCTTTTTGTCatccactgtgtgtctgtgtcagtgtgtgtcagtgtgtgtgtgtgtgtgcatgagtgagtgcgtgcatgcgtgcgtgtgtgtgtacgtgtgtgtgtgcatgcgtgtgtgtgcttgtgcgtctgtctgtctcacacacagtagTTGTCACCTCTGAAGCGTGAAGGTCACATGCAGTCTTTCAGGAGCATACCTGAGAAATACGAATCCATGCATACTTaccctgagaggaggaggaaactcACACCGCTGCTCCTCTAGTCTACTGCCCTGTAGCAGCACAGGGAGAAGCTTGcatcaaacacacgcacgcacgcacgcacgcacgcacgcacgcacgcccgcCAACCCCCATGCATATTTGCAGATGCActtgcacactcatacagaacAAAATACTCCCAACAGAATATTAAAAATCATACCTGTAGCTTTGCAATGATCTCAAACAGTTCTGTCACCTTCAAGAGAGAAGACATGGTGAAAACATGGGAAAAAAACACCACGTTATAAACTTCCATACTGAagacttttaaaaatgtaaatgtccttTTTACCTTCTGTGATGATGTGGCTGCTAAGACTGGTTTGGTCTCACTAGACGGTGAGTCCAAGATCTCCAAAATATTGTGTTCCAAGGACTCTGGACTGCTACAACAGTTAGACTCAGTCTTAAGGACATACGCTCAAAATATGGATAAGGTCACACATGAAGGACTGGTTCAACCGTTAGACTCAGTCTTAAGGACATACACTCAAAATATGGATACGGTCACACATGAAGCCAATCTCAGGTCACATATGACATGGCACAAACCTCATGTTATGAAGTAAACAAtcgagcaaacacacaaacacattatccAAAATGGCAAGTGACTTACCGGGACTCACTCTCACAAATGAACTTGTCCACACTTCAAAAAGAGTGAAAGTGAAAACATTACTACACTCAAATTTCCCTTAAGGCATGCCTCATTCTAATGACCACAGCAGACATTTTGTTATACATGCATAGGTATTCAGCTGTAACAATGTAGTAATTATAATGATGACTCACCCTCCATAAGCCCCGAATGTGAAACTTCTCTTTCTGGAGAAATTCCTTCCATTTCTGTCCATAACTCGGAgtagttctgtgtttttctgtctatgtgtgtgtgtgtgtgtgtgtgtgtgtgtgtgtgtgtgtgtgtataagtgtacaAGTGTACGTGTATGTCAGTATCCAGCTAACTTGCCATCGAGTTAGACAACAGTGACATCAAATCAACCTGCCTGTAATTACTGTcagcttttttctctccctctgtctgttcgTCTTGCCTCTTCTGTCTCATTCCTCTCCCAGCCCCTGCCTCTCTCATTTAATCTCTCAGCACTTCCTTCCCTCTATCCTACTGCATGAAAGACTGACAGGACATTTAACCCCTTCTTTgctacacacagaaagacataaacacacacacacacacagtgcctgtgTACTGTACACATAAGCCtatgtacatacacaacacacacacacacacacacacacacacactctgtgcacACACGCAATGGAGGCAAGCTGGCacaatgcacatgcacatgcacacacacacacacacacacctgcattctGAAATCCAAATGCATGTTCAAGTGgatacagaaagaaaacaaggactgaTTCACTAACAAGACAATGCATACTGTATCATATATGTTGGCAAAAGTGTGACTTTCTGGtcaaaaaaagagagcaagagatacATAAACAAGACTCTGTTTTCAGCTGTAGTAGACCTGTTACCCTTTAGTCAGTGTGGATCATCAATTATTGACAACACTTGCTGAGacaggagagagcaagacagcGGGAGAGAAAAGacgatggagagaaggagggagggctgGAGACTAAtaaagagcaataaaaaaacagtTTCATAGGAAATATAGCATAAGTTTAAAAGTGTGTTCAATTTCACGTTGAAGGCAATAGGCTACTTTGAAGGTTGGAGTTCTATGCACATTTTGCTTCTCACACGGCCTCTAAAATCCAAGATATCCTTAGCCTGCATCATTTCTTTCTTTGCCTTGTCTACAAGGGTACTTCACAAACAGTAGAGTTCATTCAAATTTGAAAACCCAATACATAACTTATTCACCACGCCTCTTCTGTAGGCGGGTTAGTAGAGTAGTGGTTTCACTTGGCATCCACATGCCAATCATTTCCTTTCCTCCATACGATTCGCTCTGTAGTATGTTTCCAAACGCGCGGAAGTTGTCAGTTGAAAGGGACGTTAACTATGAAGATCGTTTATTTTAGTTAGATGCCAGCTATATTTTGGACATTAAATGTATTTGATGTACAATGGATGTAGTAGAACAACAACTTACAAGGATGACTCGTACAGTCCAAGTTCAAGTTTTTGACAGCTAAGCCAGTTAGCCATCTTTTAGCTGACTGGCTAACAGCTTTTAATGGCTTGTTTTTGCTTTGATAATGCAATACTGTAGCTAGAGTTGAAGTTCTTGGATCAGTGTTGGATAGCAAGCGCTAGTGTGTTAAATAGTAAACAATAGCTTACAGTGTCGTCCAGAGTTTCCCAATCGATTACATTAGCTATAAGCACATGCATGCATTGCAGCTCTTGTTGTGTTTATCTTGCCAgtgtgctagctagctaaagttAGCACATTGTTGAACTTTACTGTGGGAGAGCCTGAAGTTAGCCAGCGGAAATCTGCTACTACGCCTTTTACGGCTGGCTAGATTTTTACATTTGTAGTACAAGTCATTTCTGGATGTTTTGCTGAACAACTGGATAACTAACACCTACAGCAAGGTAAGATTCCCTGTCTAGTTCGTTACTTCAGCCTCGTCTCGCGAATTCAATTACCACGATAGCTTGCTTGGAAAGGTGATACATGAAATTATGATCAGCTAACATGCTTATAGTCGGTTACTCCGGGTCAAAATGATGGACTGATGGACAGGTTGAGTTAAGATGGTTGCATTACATCAGCACACTTATGGTCAAATGTAGTTTACCGCGTCAAATTTGACTACAGATCATTGCAAGCtatgaatttatttttttaattctacCTTTTCAGTTGTAGTAACATTAACTTTAAGCACTCTCCAAGATGAGGAGCTACGTAAAACACAACAACCTAACATACAACGTTAATATTGCTTAACGTTTTTCCAGGTTGTAACCATAATTGTAGGGGAAACAATCTTCCCAAGTTTTGTTTTACTTTAGTTGGAAAATGGGTCGACTTCTGTTTAACGCTAGGTAAAACgacaaatgtaatttttttcggTTCCATACAAACGTTTCCCTCATGCTTTCCACCTTATATAATCTGCGTCTATGTGATTTGTGGGTTTGATGTCCAAAAGTGACGTTTTGGTGTGCTAACACCGTGACCTGCTTCTCTCTACGTTTCACGCCCACAGCACCATGTTGGGGGAGTTCGGTATGAAAGAACGGGACAAGCAGGTGCTGAAGAAACGTTCCGTTGCACTCTGCAAAGAGATGGTTGTGGACGAGTTGCTAATCCAGTATCTTCAGGCAGAAAGCATTCTGACTGACAGCATGGCAGAAAGTATTTTGGTGAGAATTTgacttttatatatttttcagcGTGCTAAAAGCCTGCCAAGGCAGGTTTAGAGGGAGAGTTTTAGCTAGACTTAGATTCTCAAGTTGTACATTTTAGTCAGCAGTATCCACTAACTTATACATATTTATTATCAGCTAGGAGACAGGAATATGGCATATATGTGTCTGTCTTCATCCATCGTCTGTATTCATATAAACCGCAGTCCTGAGACGTTAACCAGGGATCAATTCCTACTAAACATTTATCCCTGTGTTTGAATGCACTTGTCTTTCACCTTGAAGGTAAAGGAGACGTCTCACAAGCGCAGCTGGCATTTGCTGACACTCCTTCCCAAGCGAGGGCCCAAAGCATTCAGCAGTTTCTGCACGGCTCTCAGGGAAACAGAACAGGATCACCTGTATGAGCTGCTCATAAGCTGCCCAGATAAagaggttaacacacacacacacacacactcacactcacacacacacacacacacacacacacacacacacacacacacacacacacacctcctttggCACTCTAGTATAAAGAAATATGAACACACCGACCCGCTCaccaagtaaacacacacacacacacacacacacacacacacacacacacacacacacacacacacacgatcaggTACTTCTAAGAGATTATAGCCCAGAGgtgaacacacattcataaacagagAGCTACATGCACAGAAATGGTGGCTGtccacacccaaacaaacagcaTTCTCCAGTTTGAGTGAGTCAtaaaaccatggcaacaggttCGGCACAGACTTCATAGTGAAGCTAGCAGACATTTTTACACACTAGTGTACCAGTATGTGCGTTCCTTAATGGGGCTTTTGTCTTCCAGAGGTGTGTGGATCCTCGCTTCCCTCTTCCTGTTCAGGAGTGCCCAGTGCCTGCCAAGAGGGCCAGACTTAACGGTAAGAACAATagttatcgtaacggtgttaattatcggcgggcgtgtgttatcggcaaatgttcgcgttgtcatgtgaatccattattaaactgaagttatagattgttaatccattatcaaacttagcattttgattgtttaacagagtggccgatgtttgacactgtccgataactgacatagctacgctatgAGCTTGTAGTGTGTCCATGGCAGTACAGCAGAGAGATATGGGCTTATTTTTATATGTGCTTGAGTAGCACAAGCCAGTGTTAGAAAACAGGGAAGAGGTGGTTTTGTTAACAGGGTTTAGCCACCCTTATAGTGATACAGCTGTTGGGATTGGCATATGGGAGCTAAGTGGTATTTCTGTGTGAATTGCATTAGTGCAAAAGGAAGTATGTGCAAACCTGCTGTACAGTCAGTGGAAaggcacatttgtgtgtgtgtgtgtgtgtgtgtgtgtgtgtgtgtgtgtgtgtgtgtgtgtgtgtgtgtgtgtgtgtgtgtgtgttaatgtcttaTTAATGCATTGTGAAAATACATGAGTTGCTCCTATAAGCTGCTGATGCATTTAAGTGTATGCTTGGTCAAAAAAAGGCACCAGCATTAGAAGCAttcatgtgtttatgtctgagaAATCCTTTACTGTAAGTCACgtagtgtgtagtagtgtgtagtagtgtgtatgcacgtgagtgtgtgtgtgtgtgtgtgtgtgagagtgtgtgttagtaagcTATATGTCCATCTACTTTAGATGATCCACTCAGAGGATCAATAAAGAGCCTCAGTGAGCTGTTTGCTATTGATCCTATGATGAGAGGCCTGTGTGCTGTCTTAAGGACTCCGTGATGGAAATGATTGATTCTCTTGTACATGCTGTAGAGTGTAATGGTGGATATTGATTTCGTGTTTTTAAGGGATCTAAGCAGGTTTAGGGAACGTAGTTTGTGTATCAGGGAGTTTTGTGTAATGAAAAGACTGATAAGAGATATTGATAAGCCAACAGAGAGTTGGAATTTAAAATTCTGATGGTTGATCTTATTGGGCAGATTTCCTACACAGGACATACCCctgcaaataacacacacagcagattcaagtgtgttgttgtgctgtATGGTTTGAGGGGTAAGACTGCCCTATTATATTATTGGGACTGTGTAGAGGATTGTGTAGAGTGTGactttgatggtgtgtgtgtctgtgtgtgtgtgtgtgtgtgtgtgtgtgtgtgtgtgtgtgtgtccatccagaGTCCATAGAGATGTGTCTGGATACTGACTGCCCTG
The DNA window shown above is from Clupea harengus chromosome 11, Ch_v2.0.2, whole genome shotgun sequence and carries:
- the rap1gapl gene encoding rap1 GTPase-activating protein 2 isoform X4, which encodes MDRNGRNFSRKRSFTFGAYGGVDKFICESESRSPESLEHNILEILDSPSSETKPVLAATSSQKVTELFEIIAKLQGSRLEEQRCEFPPPLRLLKIGGALPLVLPPKSGGYWIDPPLQKCVETSPTCSQHAFGLESYDIMERDNEAKIYQQFFRHRYHHSFTASDSSLGPLVLSVCLEEEEKRLRVILRLKECSLHGTFSVSLFQQLPTAVELARMLCENVTVSRFETVNYLKAPELIAAFDEHRVSRNFKFGVLYQKEGQLTEEDILSNSEENEEFVDFLSVLGQTVKLRGFTGFRGGLDISHGQTGSEAVFTSFHGREIMFHVATKLPFTNGDAQQLQRKRHIGNDIVALVYQEGNTPFIPDVISSHFLHCFIAVRRVKRGPEGEEGDGGAFQVAVTAREDVPPFGPPLPSPPIFTEGSVLREFLLTKLINAEISCYKSDRFSRLEVRTRSSLLEGLHSELTTRSQCMLGEPPPCPLPLGEGGKGAPEGGGGFIENFKRAMRVRSHSFDTLGSPKRTGGGTPKTKVFPNSSESQAQLNILRKITEMNTSEKDTDSEPSQRPTGPGLQLTDSLASPGQPSPEEEA
- the rap1gapl gene encoding rap1 GTPase-activating protein 2 isoform X3; translation: MDRNGRNFSRKRSFTFGAYGGVDKFICESESRSPESLEHNILEILDSPSSETKPVLAATSSQKVKRTFTFLKVFSMEVYNVVFFSHVFTMSSLLKVTELFEIIAKLQGSRLEEQRCEFPPPLRLLKIGGALPLVLPPKSGGYWIDPPLQKCVETSPTCSQHAFGLESYDIMERDNEAKIYQQFFRHRYHHSFTASDSSLGPLVLSVCLEEEEKRLRVILRLKECSLHGTFSVSLFQQLPTAVELARMLCENVTVSRFETVNYLKAPELIAAFDEHRVSRNFKFGVLYQKEGQLTEEDILSNSEENEEFVDFLSVLGQTVKLRGFTGFRGGLDISHGQTGSEAVFTSFHGREIMFHVATKLPFTNGDAQQLQRKRHIGNDIVALVYQEGNTPFIPDVISSHFLHCFIAVRRVKRGPEGEEGDGGAFQVAVTAREDVPPFGPPLPSPPIFTEGSVLREFLLTKLINAEISCYKSDRFSRLEVRTRSSLLEGLHSELTTRSQCMLGEPPPCPLPLGEGGKGAPEGGGGFIENFKRAMRVRSHSFDTLGSPKRTGGGTPKTKMNTSEKDTDSEPSQRPTGPGLQLTDSLASPGQPSPEEEA
- the rap1gapl gene encoding rap1 GTPase-activating protein 2 isoform X1 produces the protein MDRNGRNFSRKRSFTFGAYGGVDKFICESESRSPESLEHNILEILDSPSSETKPVLAATSSQKVKRTFTFLKVFSMEVYNVVFFSHVFTMSSLLKVTELFEIIAKLQGSRLEEQRCEFPPPLRLLKIGGALPLVLPPKSGGYWIDPPLQKCVETSPTCSQHAFGLESYDIMERDNEAKIYQQFFRHRYHHSFTASDSSLGPLVLSVCLEEEEKRLRVILRLKECSLHGTFSVSLFQQLPTAVELARMLCENVTVSRFETVNYLKAPELIAAFDEHRVSRNFKFGVLYQKEGQLTEEDILSNSEENEEFVDFLSVLGQTVKLRGFTGFRGGLDISHGQTGSEAVFTSFHGREIMFHVATKLPFTNGDAQQLQRKRHIGNDIVALVYQEGNTPFIPDVISSHFLHCFIAVRRVKRGPEGEEGDGGAFQVAVTAREDVPPFGPPLPSPPIFTEGSVLREFLLTKLINAEISCYKSDRFSRLEVRTRSSLLEGLHSELTTRSQCMLGEPPPCPLPLGEGGKGAPEGGGGFIENFKRAMRVRSHSFDTLGSPKRTGGGTPKTKVFPNSSESQAQLNILRKITEMNTSEKDTDSEPSQRPTGPGLQLTDSLASPGQPSPEEEA
- the rap1gapl gene encoding rap1 GTPase-activating protein 2 isoform X2 translates to MDRNGRNFSRKRSFTFGAYGGVDKFICESESRPESLEHNILEILDSPSSETKPVLAATSSQKVKRTFTFLKVFSMEVYNVVFFSHVFTMSSLLKVTELFEIIAKLQGSRLEEQRCEFPPPLRLLKIGGALPLVLPPKSGGYWIDPPLQKCVETSPTCSQHAFGLESYDIMERDNEAKIYQQFFRHRYHHSFTASDSSLGPLVLSVCLEEEEKRLRVILRLKECSLHGTFSVSLFQQLPTAVELARMLCENVTVSRFETVNYLKAPELIAAFDEHRVSRNFKFGVLYQKEGQLTEEDILSNSEENEEFVDFLSVLGQTVKLRGFTGFRGGLDISHGQTGSEAVFTSFHGREIMFHVATKLPFTNGDAQQLQRKRHIGNDIVALVYQEGNTPFIPDVISSHFLHCFIAVRRVKRGPEGEEGDGGAFQVAVTAREDVPPFGPPLPSPPIFTEGSVLREFLLTKLINAEISCYKSDRFSRLEVRTRSSLLEGLHSELTTRSQCMLGEPPPCPLPLGEGGKGAPEGGGGFIENFKRAMRVRSHSFDTLGSPKRTGGGTPKTKVFPNSSESQAQLNILRKITEMNTSEKDTDSEPSQRPTGPGLQLTDSLASPGQPSPEEEA